A window of the Deltaproteobacteria bacterium genome harbors these coding sequences:
- a CDS encoding thiol peroxidase — protein MERKNVVTIGGNPLTLVGSEIKVGDRAPDFSALDGSLNEVTLGSFAGKIKLIAAVPSLDTPVCDEETRKFNEVAANLPDTVQVVTVSLDLPFAQSRFSSTAGIDRIKVLSDHRDLSFATAYGVLLKELRLLARAVFVIDADDVVRYVEVVPEVKTHPDYDAALDAVKELL, from the coding sequence AAATCCGCTTACCCTGGTGGGGAGTGAAATCAAGGTGGGTGACAGGGCACCCGATTTCAGCGCGCTGGACGGTTCCCTCAACGAAGTGACCCTCGGCAGTTTTGCCGGAAAAATAAAGCTCATCGCGGCGGTTCCGTCCCTGGACACGCCGGTCTGTGACGAGGAGACGAGGAAGTTCAACGAAGTTGCCGCCAATCTGCCCGACACGGTGCAGGTGGTGACGGTAAGCCTGGACCTCCCCTTCGCCCAGTCACGCTTCAGCAGCACCGCCGGAATCGACAGGATCAAGGTGCTCTCGGACCACCGGGACCTCTCCTTCGCAACGGCATACGGCGTCCTCCTCAAGGAACTCCGCCTCCTTGCCAGGGCCGTCTTCGTGATCGACGCTGACGACGTCGTCCGGTACGTGGAGGTCGTCCCCGAGGTGAAGACACATCCCGACTACGACGCAGCCCTGGATGCCGTGAAGGAACTGCTGTAG